The following proteins are encoded in a genomic region of Primulina huaijiensis isolate GDHJ02 chromosome 3, ASM1229523v2, whole genome shotgun sequence:
- the LOC140972091 gene encoding uncharacterized protein — protein MACSTVSMKLLIDSESKRVLFAEASKETVDFLFYILSLPVATVIRLLRKQGMAGSLENLYASVENLNESYIQPSQTKETLLKPSLPVGISSVPLLRMNNTTTGRNYYTCNQCRYNSTRVSDDPSAICPACSRKMEMVVPYVAPPGKEKSTEGGFVKGVVTYMIMDNLVVNPMSTISSITLLNKFNIKNVLNLLEMEVTLGMEEAVKLLKASLQSEKVLTDVFLDCK, from the exons ATGGCGTGTTCCACAGTGAGCATGAAGCTGCTGATAGACAGTGAAAGCAAAAGGGTTCTATTTGCAGAAGCCAGCAAAGAAACTGTAGATTTCCTCTTCTACATCCTCTCTTTGCCTGTGGCAACCGTTATACGCCTGCTTAGAAAACAAGGAATGGCTGGTTCCTTAGAAAATCTGTACGCAAGCGTAGAAAACCTGAATGAATCATACATTCAACCAAGCCAAACTAAAGAAACCCTTTTGAAGCCAAGCCTTCCGGTTGGCATTTCTTCTGTTCCTCTCCTCCGGATGAACAATACAACCACCGGTAGAAATTACTATACGTGCAACCAATGTCGTTACAATTCAACCCGTGTTTCTGATGATCCAAGTGCGATTTGCCCAGCGTGCAGCAGGAAAATGGAAATGGTTGTTCCATACGTGGCTCCTCCGGGAAAAGAGAAGTCGACTGAAGGGGGGTTTGTGAAGGGAGTAGTCACTTACATGATAATGGATAATTTGGTGGTGAATCCCATGTCTACTATATCAAGTATTACTTTGCTCAACAAGTTCAATATTAAGAATGTGCTGAACTTGCTGGAAATGGAGGTGACTTTGGGAATGGAAGag GCTGTGAAGTTGCTGAAGGCTTCGTTGCAATCCGAGAAGGTGCTGACTGATGTATTCCTTGACTGTAAGTGA
- the LOC140973135 gene encoding probable glucuronoxylan glucuronosyltransferase IRX7 produces the protein MLETQRPFRNRGFYVRMRFLHSTRYSRNLEKSFCYRFSRWILWFSVSLYFLSSFLVTRNKPTTSVSRTIVSPSKKYHSLIEEPSHNSTVMKISSGFFKGLKVFVYDLPSKYNTDWLSNERCSRHLFASEVAIHRALISGDVRTLDPWEADFFFVPVYVSCNFSTVNGFPAIGHARSLISSAIKHVSSQFPFWNRSLGSDHVFVASHDFGSCFHTLEDVAMADGVPEFLKKSILLQTFGVKYKHPCQQVDNIVIPPYVPPESVRRTLGQSPLTAGRDVFAYFRGKMEVHPKNVSGRFYSKRVRTLIWRKYGNDRRFYLRRHRFTGFQSEILRSKFCLCPLGWAPWSPRLVESVALGCVPVIIADGIRLPFPSAVPWAEISLTVAENDVGNLGRVLEHVAATNLTRIQTKLWEADVRKALLFNDPMLPGDATWHVLVALSERLYRSHKSKQ, from the exons ATGCTTGAAACTCAAAGACCCTTCAGAAACAGAGGGTTCTACGTGAGGATGAGGTTCTTGCATAGCACGAGATATAGCAGAAATTTAGAGAAGAGTTTTTGTTACAGGTTTTCCAGATGGATTCTCTGGTTTTCCGTTTCTTTGTATTTTCTATCCTCTTTTCTTGTTACTCGAAATAAACCCACCACCTCTGTTTCAAGAACCATCGTTTCACCTTCTAAAAAGTACCACTCTCTAATTGAAGAACCGTCCCATAATTCCACCGTCATGAAAATTTCATCTG GTTTTTTTAAGGGGTTGAAGGTGTTTGTGTACGATTTGCCTTCGAAATACAACACAGACTGGCTATCGAATGAGCGGTGCAGCAGACATTTGTTTGCTTCGGAGGTGGCGATCCATAGGGCTTTAATCAGCGGAGATGTGAGGACATTAGACCCGTGGGAGGCTGATTTTTTCTTCGTCCCTGTTTATGTTTCATGCAATTTTAGCACTGTTAATGGATTTCCAGCAATCGGGCACGCCCGTTCTCTCATATCATCCGCAATCAAACACGTTTCTTCTCAGTTTCCGTTTTGGAACCGCAGCCTCGGTTCTGACCATGTATTTGTCGCGTCCCATGATTTCGGTTCTTGTTTTCACACCCTG GAGGACGTGGCTATGGCGGATGGGGTACCCGAGTTTCTgaaaaaatcaatattattACAGACGTTCGGGGTGAAATACAAGCACCCATGTCAGCAAGTGGACAATATCGTGATTCCCCCGTACGTGCCGCCGGAAAGTGTACGAAGGACGCTGGGACAATCGCCGTTGACTGCCGGACGGGACGTATTCGCGTACTTCAGAGGCAAGATGGAAGTCCACCCCAAGAACGTCAGCGGTCGTTTTTATAGCAA GCGAGTGCGAACTCTGATATGGCGGAAATACGGCAATGACCGACGATTTTACTTGCGGAGACACCGGTTCACCGGTTTCCAGTCAGAGATCTTACGATCAAAGTTTTGCTTGTGCCCTTTGGGATGGGCTCCATGGAGTCCGAGGTTGGTGGAATCCGTCGCTTTGGGCTGCGTCCCAGTCATCATAGCCGATGGAATCCGGTTGCCATTCCCTTCCGCCGTGCCATGGGCCGAGATATCCCTCACAGTGGCGGAGAACGACGTTGGCAACCTCGGGAGAGTCCTTGAGCACGTGGCAGCCACCAACCTCACTCGCATTCAGACAAAGCTGTGGGAGGCAGACGTGAGAAAAGCCCTGCTATTCAACGATCCAATGTTGCCAGGTGACGCCACGTGGCATGTTTTGGTTGCACTGTCCGAGAGGCTATACAGGTCCCACAAAAGCAAGCAATGA
- the LOC140972090 gene encoding xyloglucan endotransglucosylase/hydrolase protein 31-like codes for MDVQLVSLLFLILTFPLTNKANVHGRPPSPGYYPSKRIGSTGFDHACTNLWGPQHQTLDYQGTLTILLDNNSGSGFKSLSPYSSGYFGASVKLQSGYTAGVITSFYLSNNEDYPGNHDEIDIEFLGTTEDKPYVLQTNVYNRGSGDGSNIIGREVRFNLWFDPTKDFHNYAIFWNLDEIIFFVDDVPIRRYPRKDDETFPSRPMWVYGSIWDASSWATEKGKYKADYRYQPFVSQYKNFKIIGGCDRNGPARCRRPVSGHPSRLRGLSGRQNAAMAWVHKNYKVYDYCQDILRDHSFTPEC; via the exons ATGGATGTCCAGCTTGTTTCTCTTCTCTTCCTAATCTTGACGTTTCCTTTAACAAATAAGGCAAATGTGCATGGCCGGCCACCATCTCCAGGCTACTACCCAAGTAAAAGAATTGGCTCCACAGGATTCGACCATGCGTGCACCAATCTTTGGGGTCCTCAGCATCAGACTCTCGACTACCAAGGGACTCTAACTATTTTGCTCGACAATAACTCGG GAAGTGGATTTAAATCTCTTAGTCCGTATTCATCTGGTTATTTTGGTGCCTCCGTCAAGCTCCAATCTGGTTATACTGCTGGAGTGATTACATCTTTCTAT CTTTCGAACAATGAAGATTACCCAGGGAACCATGATGAGATTGATATAGAGTTTCTTGGGACAACAGAAGATAAGCCTTATGTCCTGCAAACAAATGTTTACAATAGAGGGAGTGGAGATGGAAGCAATATTATTGGTCGAGAAGTGAGATTTAACCTTTGGTTCGACCCAACCAAAGATTTCCACAATTATGCCATTTTTTGGAATCTAGATGAAATCAT TTTTTTTGTGGATGATGTGCCAATAAGAAGGTACCCGAGGAAAGATGACGAGACTTTTCCATCGAGGCCTATGTGGGTGTACGGATCAATATGGGATGCTTCTTCGTGGGCCACGGAAAAAGGAAAATACAAAGCTGACTACAGATACCAACCCTTTGTCAGCCAATACAAGAATTTCAAGATAATAGGTGGTTGTGATCGCAATGGTCCGGCCCGGTGCCGCCGGCCAGTTTCTGGTCATCCTTCGAGATTACGAGGGCTGAGTGGCCGCCAGAATGCGGCAATGGCGTGGGTACATAAAAACTACAAGGTTTATGATTATTGTCAAGATATCCTAAGGGATCATAGTTTCACACCTGAATGCTAG
- the LOC140973136 gene encoding protein NUCLEAR FUSION DEFECTIVE 4, translating to MVIATADTWSRSNLLAFGVTVIRGRWFSLFASFLIMAGAGATYLFAVYSKEIKSSLGYDQTTLNLLGFFKDLGANVGVLSGLIAEVTPTWFVLLIGSAMNFAGYFMIWLSVTGKISKPKVWQMCIYICIGANSQNFANTGALVTSVRNFPENRGVMLGLLKGFTGLSGAILTQIYLAVYGNDSKSLILLIAWLPAALSVVFVYTIRAMPVVRNPNGLKIFYQFLYVSIVLALFIMVMTIVEKMVTFSQAAYAGSATVVCALLFFPLLIAIREESITWTKKNLPINSNPPQIAIESSPVQDTPLSASKSEDKPNDTPCFADIFNKPERGEDYTILQALSSTDMMILFLATFCGLGSSLTAVDNLGQIGESLGYPTKTIKTFLSLLSIWNYFGRIFSGFVSESLLAKYKFPRPLMMTLILFLSCIGLLLIAFPFKGSVYFASMIIGFSFGAQLPLIFAIISELFGLKYYSTLFNCGQLASPLGSYILNVKVTGPLYDKEALKELAKKGMTRSSVKELTCIGTQCYRLAFVILASITFFGALSSLILVARTRKFYKGDIYKKFRDEADQAEMGVSISK from the coding sequence ATGGTAATTGCCACCGCAGACACTTGGAGCCGTAGTAACCTGCTGGCCTTCGGAGTCACCGTGATTCGGGGCCGATGGTTTTCTCTTTTCGCATCTTTTCTCATCATGGCCGGAGCAGGAGCAACATATCTCTTTGCAGTTTACTCCAAAGAGATAAAATCCTCTCTTGGATATGATCAAACAACCCTCAATCTCCTAGGTTTCTTCAAGGATCTTGGTGCCAACGTTGGAGTGTTGTCTGGCCTCATAGCTGAGGTAACTCCAACATGGTTTGTGTTATTAATCGGATCTGCCATGAATTTTGCAGGGTATTTCATGATATGGCTTTCTGTCACGGGCAAGATTTCAAAGCCGAAAGTGTGGCAGATGTGTATCTACATATGCATTGGGGCAAATTCCCAGAATTTTGCGAATACAGGTGCTCTTGTTACTTCTGTGAGAAATTTTCCAGAAAATAGAGGCGTTATGTTAGGTTTGTTAAAGGGCTTTACAGGATTGAGTGGTGCGATTCTTACGCAGATTTATCTGGCTGTCTATGGAAATGATTCTAAATCACTTATTCTTTTGATTGCTTGGCTTCCAGCTGCCTTGTCTGTGGTTTTTGTGTACACAATTCGTGCGATGCCCGTAGTTAGGAACCCGAACGGGCTTAAAATTTTTTACCAGTTTCTGTATGTGTCCATTGTGCTTGCGTTGTTTATAATGGTGATGACTATAGTAGAGAAAATGGTGACTTTCTCACAGGCGGCATATGCAGGAAGTGCCACTGTAGTATGTGCCTTACTCTTTTTCCCTCTTCTGATAGCCATTAGGGAGGAATCGATAACTTGGACCAAAAAGAACCTCCCCATAAATTCGAATCCTCCTCAGATAGCCATAGAGAGTTCACCAGTCCAAGATACTCCACTTTCTGCCTCGAAGTCAGAAGATAAACCAAATGACACACCTTGCTTTGCCGATATATTCAATAAACCAGAAAGAGGGGAAGATTACACCATCTTGCAAGCACTTTCGAGCACCGATATGATGATTCTGTTTCTCGCAACTTTTTGTGGCCTGGGATCGAGCTTAACAGCCGTGGACAACTTGGGACAGATTGGGGAATCATTAGGATATCCAACAAAAACGATAAAAACGTTCTTATCACTTCTCAGTATATGGAACTACTTTGGCAGAATTTTCTCAGGATTTGTGTCTGAAAGCCTACTCGCCAAGTACAAATTTCCAAGACCTCTTATGATGACTTTGATCCTATTCTTGTCCTGCATTGGCCTTTTACTCATCGCGTTTCCATTCAAGGGTTCTGTCTATTTCGCATCAATGATCATTGGTTTCTCATTTGGTGCTCAATTGCCACTAATATTCGCCATAATTTCTGAACTTTTTGGCCTGAAATACTACTCTACTTTATTCAACTGTGGCCAATTGGCTAGTCCACTTGGCTCCTACATTTTGAATGTGAAAGTTACGGGACCCCTTTATGATAAAGAGGCATTGAAGGAGTTGGCGAAGAAGGGGATGACAAGATCATCTGTGAAAGAACTGACTTGCATTGGCACTCAATGCTACCGACTGGCATTTGTGATTTTGGCCTCAATCACGTTCTTTGGAGCCCTTTCGTCTCTGATTTTAGTGGCAAGAACGCGCAAATTTTACAAAGGTGATATTTACAAGAAGTTCAGGGATGAAGCTGATCAGGCAGAGATGGGTGTATCAATTAGCAAATGA